The genomic stretch TAACGTAAACTTTGTTTAGTAAATGATGGGGGATTAAAAAATTAAAATGTCAATTTCTTTATGTAGAGCTTTTATATTTTTAAGTTATGAGGTTTATCAAAGATTTGTGGTATTATTTTTTGAATATCATCAAAAAAACCCCTCATGGAGGTATCAAATATAGCAATTTAAAGTTTTTAAATTCCACTAAGTCAAGAAAGCATTTTTGTTTTACTTGTATTCAATGTGGAAAGTGCTGCGAAGGCTCAGGCAGAGTATACTTTACTAAAAGTGATTTACTACATATCAAACAATATTTACGATTATCAAACTCAGAATATAGCCAATTATTAAAAAAATTAAATTTGTTTGAACAAAATGGTCTTTGGGTTTATCGAATTCATTCTCGTTG from Leptospiraceae bacterium encodes the following:
- a CDS encoding YkgJ family cysteine cluster protein — encoded protein: MRFIKDLWYYFLNIIKKTPHGGIKYSNLKFLNSTKSRKHFCFTCIQCGKCCEGSGRVYFTKSDLLHIKQYLRLSNSEYSQLLKKLNLFEQNGLWVYRIHSRCIFLDENQLCKIYPVRPLQCRTFPYWSYYFRSEKNFRKLLEHCPGAQVCNNKKSPLIVSIPEIVFRCNQTSEKFYRQQTLKDSKDIITL